Proteins from a single region of Pseudomonas sp. 10S4:
- a CDS encoding DUF6708 domain-containing protein — MFRKLFKRRNKAENTEPSPDIRSQRPSAGQLRVKGLNETLFLAPLPVYTGQAQISRRNFSEMNETYLELGGNNFGMVELGKRLAFQIWMVLCTAFFAPVLICLWLVAFSPPEIDRRFFDIVGDAVQVFATGSLLFIIPIGAFVYGMLSGVYASAKSYPIRFNRQRREVCYIDDTTHRVLIVPWESVVAWVASSQGITSYGAMRDYTFGMGLEDEEHDTVQFVLSAQPSDAHALGMWTSIRNYMEDGELVDTPNPMLVVLGLTPTEEELIPYEGLHTFEIERNGARFMGSLDDDGGDLTAEQRHRYGYGKRTPWPLRWWYVRRVLTFWKMPYLIAEWAHRKGRPTLPERVQVWSQPLPPEQWAKPSPALQKANTLVKTAMDKKSANFVDACKAAGLH, encoded by the coding sequence ATGTTTAGGAAATTGTTCAAGCGCAGAAACAAAGCTGAAAACACCGAGCCCTCACCGGACATTCGCAGCCAGCGACCCAGTGCCGGGCAACTGCGGGTCAAGGGTTTGAATGAAACGTTGTTCCTCGCCCCGTTGCCGGTATACACGGGACAGGCGCAAATTTCTCGCCGTAACTTTTCGGAGATGAACGAGACCTATCTGGAGCTGGGAGGTAATAACTTCGGGATGGTGGAGTTGGGAAAAAGATTGGCCTTTCAGATATGGATGGTTTTGTGTACTGCATTTTTTGCACCCGTGCTTATTTGTCTATGGCTCGTTGCTTTTAGCCCTCCGGAGATTGATCGAAGATTTTTCGACATTGTTGGGGATGCTGTACAGGTGTTCGCCACTGGTTCTCTCCTTTTCATTATCCCGATTGGCGCCTTCGTCTACGGCATGCTATCCGGCGTCTATGCCTCAGCCAAAAGCTACCCAATCCGCTTCAACCGCCAACGCCGCGAAGTCTGCTACATCGACGACACCACCCATCGTGTCCTGATCGTCCCATGGGAAAGTGTGGTGGCCTGGGTCGCGAGCAGTCAGGGCATCACCAGCTACGGCGCGATGCGCGACTACACCTTCGGCATGGGCCTGGAAGACGAAGAGCACGACACCGTGCAGTTTGTGCTGTCGGCCCAACCCAGCGATGCCCACGCGCTGGGCATGTGGACCTCCATTCGTAACTACATGGAAGACGGGGAATTGGTGGATACCCCGAACCCTATGCTCGTCGTATTGGGGCTTACGCCAACGGAAGAAGAGCTCATACCTTACGAGGGGCTGCATACCTTTGAGATCGAACGCAACGGCGCACGCTTCATGGGTTCATTGGACGATGACGGCGGAGATCTAACCGCCGAACAGCGCCACCGTTACGGTTACGGCAAGCGGACACCCTGGCCCTTACGCTGGTGGTACGTCCGCCGCGTCCTGACCTTCTGGAAAATGCCCTACCTGATCGCCGAATGGGCCCACCGCAAGGGCCGTCCGACCCTGCCCGAACGCGTGCAAGTCTGGTCCCAACCTCTGCCCCCCGAACAGTGGGCCAAACCCAGCCCGGCGCTGCAAAAAGCCAACACGCTGGTCAAAACCGCCATGGACAAAAAAAGCGCGAACTTCGTCGATGCGTGCAAGGCGGCAGGGTTGCATTGA
- a CDS encoding toxin VasX codes for MTARLAASLDANAAAMATRANDVRSPVGQCSLMNPKVQLLPLRYGLVEHLDPSSELAMPLTLSSQPLGIRLLRDGYLYIIDNDTAYLHEYRIEKGQITKLLWSSQEVAGDTRTASVGDPHLVFARQNTLYASYSEIQWTAYKCSQVLKNSAERERLMQCIELASACPVKGGTDLLSKQQAEKWLAEVAENVTQSVSIKALPDGANRQESEHYAWEDTPLFQEAAIETLTSQVLGPYQDDYLFLVLRDDFGVMRDLASAQLKVADWIEQWSADDAVQRQYLTGAYIQSLYDVNAARLEALDATDPQVKALKDDTSAEQQNAIYDYLRAKRDDRGAGLYGDEAFWREAAKTNPHARAHLTLRDALGEVLWQKHQSTITTLNLQTWEALYGKAIGQRGIDDLVNRAEMEAFVSQQQLLLSHWHQRLKAIREDRLSMITGGYFHRAAWYYDFQHDALIKHRLETEFVCVAALCWNRAATEKLAAYLEQNLLTVVPGLETLALKDQLEVSKKLTDLSSFSIKVGTAQESLASVNVLASQFNSLMSERLPNYADLNTRFKGLQSLLDSAYIPAHQLTAADQLDRVHNEFKRQKTIDPNGFIRDIGAPARLQLLREFSRSGLTLRAASASEIQAFNKARDATLDLRSQLKETYKLRRRELSRVTSGLVAPGGEQIYNQRINQLKAALAPLEDSLSRALTVGSGHPGQIGTVVDGVAPALRDEMHRTVRDFRATGTFGKPLSSALKSGGDGIALLLLVFQGQKFVEALSALDKKTMPSLAEWGVLFESFVGMSAAGFAAVQGLSVTIFQAHIEQMDSAAGKLNTMSRLGRWAGIAGTGAFGFGALAAAIDLGKHSQQWGKALAAGDYKGLAATSLQMAGDGVLMGTNTWGALHTTSIINKILKTPSELRALAWAEASPRLLSIGAKANLVGLIGTALQLMGEGLYNYFNLTAMQKWLQASAWGTANLQRSLLDDWTALAKVVQQPTCELLRDDKRTYLKLVLPGVRTQEMDSRRLQLLAYQQTRDLHIPRPYSAQLPPVRWQECSAAWVATAMVVSQEDEALTLHLPISDSLQTTDFALAFNIGYQLEAERDLIHRTCFVLRNLYVATERGVRLPAKGRFKLDPVESMPSGTGKAPYWLFTREEMATVDV; via the coding sequence GTGACTGCCCGACTAGCGGCCTCACTCGATGCCAACGCCGCCGCCATGGCCACGCGTGCCAACGACGTCCGCTCACCGGTGGGGCAATGCTCTTTAATGAACCCCAAGGTGCAGTTGCTGCCGCTGCGATACGGGCTGGTCGAACACCTCGATCCCTCGTCCGAACTCGCCATGCCGCTCACACTGAGCAGTCAGCCCCTGGGCATCCGATTGTTGCGCGATGGCTACCTTTACATCATCGACAACGACACGGCCTATCTGCACGAATACCGCATTGAAAAAGGGCAGATCACAAAGCTGTTATGGAGCAGCCAAGAGGTTGCCGGCGACACGCGCACCGCTTCGGTCGGTGATCCTCACTTGGTCTTTGCCCGGCAGAACACGTTGTACGCCAGCTATTCAGAAATTCAGTGGACGGCTTACAAGTGTTCGCAAGTGCTCAAGAACAGCGCCGAGCGCGAACGCTTGATGCAATGCATCGAGCTGGCCAGTGCGTGCCCGGTCAAGGGCGGCACTGATTTGCTGAGCAAACAGCAGGCCGAAAAATGGCTGGCGGAAGTGGCAGAAAATGTTACCCAGTCAGTCTCGATAAAGGCCCTGCCCGACGGCGCCAACCGGCAAGAAAGTGAGCACTATGCCTGGGAGGACACGCCGCTGTTTCAGGAGGCGGCGATTGAAACACTCACCAGCCAGGTGCTCGGCCCTTATCAGGATGACTACCTGTTTTTGGTGTTGCGCGATGACTTTGGCGTCATGCGCGATCTGGCCAGCGCGCAACTGAAAGTGGCTGACTGGATTGAGCAATGGAGTGCCGACGATGCGGTTCAGCGCCAGTACCTGACGGGCGCTTACATCCAGTCCTTGTACGATGTGAATGCCGCGCGTCTGGAGGCTCTGGACGCGACAGATCCACAAGTCAAAGCGTTGAAAGACGACACCAGCGCCGAGCAGCAGAACGCGATTTATGACTACTTGCGGGCCAAACGTGACGACAGGGGCGCAGGACTCTATGGCGACGAGGCGTTTTGGCGAGAGGCCGCCAAAACCAATCCTCATGCTCGAGCCCACCTCACTCTGCGAGACGCGCTGGGAGAGGTGCTTTGGCAAAAGCACCAAAGCACCATCACCACGCTCAACCTGCAAACCTGGGAGGCGCTATACGGCAAAGCCATCGGCCAACGCGGCATCGATGACCTGGTCAACCGGGCAGAGATGGAAGCCTTCGTCAGCCAACAGCAACTCTTGCTGAGCCATTGGCACCAACGACTTAAGGCCATCCGCGAAGACCGGTTGAGCATGATCACCGGCGGCTACTTTCACCGGGCCGCCTGGTATTACGACTTCCAGCACGATGCGCTCATCAAGCATCGCCTGGAAACCGAATTCGTCTGCGTGGCCGCCCTGTGCTGGAATCGCGCCGCAACGGAAAAACTGGCGGCTTATCTGGAGCAAAACCTGCTTACTGTCGTGCCGGGGCTGGAAACCCTGGCGCTGAAGGACCAGTTGGAGGTGAGCAAAAAACTGACGGACTTGAGCAGCTTCTCGATCAAAGTGGGCACGGCCCAGGAGAGTCTTGCCAGCGTCAATGTGCTCGCCAGCCAGTTCAACAGTTTGATGAGTGAGCGGTTGCCCAACTATGCGGATTTGAATACGAGGTTTAAGGGGCTGCAAAGTTTGCTTGATAGCGCTTACATTCCGGCGCATCAGTTGACCGCTGCGGACCAGCTAGACCGAGTGCACAACGAATTTAAACGACAAAAAACCATTGACCCCAATGGCTTCATACGCGACATCGGCGCACCTGCACGCCTGCAACTGCTGCGCGAGTTCTCTCGCAGTGGCTTGACGCTGCGGGCGGCGTCGGCTTCCGAAATCCAGGCATTCAACAAGGCCCGCGATGCCACCCTTGACCTGCGCAGCCAGCTCAAGGAAACCTACAAACTGCGCCGTCGTGAGTTGTCGCGGGTCACCAGCGGTCTGGTGGCACCGGGTGGCGAACAGATTTACAACCAGCGTATCAATCAACTCAAGGCCGCGCTGGCGCCGTTGGAAGACAGCCTCAGTCGGGCCTTGACCGTCGGCAGTGGCCACCCTGGGCAAATCGGCACGGTGGTTGATGGGGTGGCGCCGGCACTGCGTGACGAAATGCACCGTACGGTGCGGGATTTCCGTGCGACGGGGACGTTTGGCAAGCCTCTGAGTAGCGCGCTGAAATCCGGGGGTGATGGGATTGCGCTGTTGTTGCTTGTGTTTCAGGGGCAGAAGTTTGTTGAGGCGTTGAGCGCGTTGGATAAAAAAACTATGCCGTCTCTCGCTGAGTGGGGCGTGCTCTTTGAGTCATTTGTGGGTATGTCGGCTGCGGGATTTGCGGCGGTACAAGGTCTGTCGGTGACGATTTTTCAAGCGCATATTGAGCAAATGGACAGTGCTGCTGGGAAGCTCAATACGATGAGCCGTCTGGGGCGCTGGGCCGGTATTGCAGGGACCGGCGCATTTGGGTTTGGTGCTTTGGCCGCCGCAATTGATTTAGGCAAGCACTCTCAGCAATGGGGGAAAGCGCTGGCCGCAGGCGATTACAAAGGCTTGGCGGCTACGAGCCTGCAAATGGCCGGTGACGGAGTTTTGATGGGCACCAATACCTGGGGCGCCCTTCATACGACATCGATCATTAACAAAATCCTGAAAACTCCCTCCGAACTGCGGGCTCTGGCTTGGGCGGAAGCCAGCCCGCGACTGCTCAGCATCGGCGCTAAAGCCAACTTGGTGGGTTTAATCGGCACAGCCCTGCAATTGATGGGTGAAGGTCTTTACAACTACTTCAATCTGACAGCAATGCAAAAATGGCTGCAAGCCAGTGCTTGGGGGACGGCAAACTTGCAACGCAGTCTGCTAGATGATTGGACTGCGTTGGCGAAGGTGGTGCAGCAACCGACGTGCGAACTGCTCCGCGACGATAAGCGTACCTACTTGAAATTGGTGTTGCCCGGCGTTCGAACGCAGGAAATGGACAGTCGCCGATTGCAATTGCTGGCGTATCAGCAAACCCGTGATCTGCACATTCCTCGCCCCTACAGCGCCCAGTTACCGCCCGTGCGCTGGCAGGAGTGCAGCGCGGCGTGGGTGGCTACGGCCATGGTCGTCAGTCAGGAAGACGAAGCGCTGACCTTGCATCTGCCCATCAGCGACTCTCTGCAAACAACGGATTTTGCCCTGGCTTTCAACATCGGTTACCAACTGGAGGCCGAACGTGATTTGATCCACCGCACCTGCTTTGTGCTGCGTAATTTGTACGTCGCGACAGAGCGTGGTGTACGCCTGCCGGCCAAGGGGAGGTTCAAACTCGACCCGGTGGAGAGCATGCCGAGCGGCACAGGCAAAGCCCCTTACTGGTTATTTACCCGAGAAGAAATGGCGACGGTTGATGTTTAG